The Mycteria americana isolate JAX WOST 10 ecotype Jacksonville Zoo and Gardens chromosome 18, USCA_MyAme_1.0, whole genome shotgun sequence genome window below encodes:
- the LACTBL1 gene encoding putative beta-lactamase-like 1: MCPRYPEPVPLDHPIPILKDALEKVDMMLRQKIHSSGLPAMSAIVIYNDTVLWTGNFGKKNGSDPSSVVPNEYTIYRIASVSKIFPTIMLYKMWEEGKVTSLDDPLERYAQNFVIKNPLGRLKESEQRYTADGLIFLEKGSMPLKPSPVTLRRMASQLSGLPRRLRSTSLLWKGNTQDALALLKDDVLVADPGTRCHYSNLAFSLMAHVLADHAAEGQYQRWILENILDRLGMEDTGFDITPPIRSQMAVGFYGSRQPAPLYDLGWYRPSGQMYSTAADLAKLAMVFLGTYHRRLLEPDTVKTMLTPLFKCSTEYFANKTGTPWEINEQLGYDVIRKDGDLDGYSATFSLIPKLRLSFIVLMAGPRPQGGDIVTQTYEYLIPAMETAFREAEKSLIPPPSAGPYVGYYTYSNLTFYEIKVGPGGVLVMQQFGPHVEELIPEKYRTIKLHHLEDRVFQVVFDKEFPCVLHLGSASISLETQNGQLFNFYPFDRKGLSPGFDAPGLNTYNVVRVLHKPVFYS; this comes from the exons ATGTGTCCCCGCTATCCTGAACCAGTACCACTGGACCACCCAATCCCCATTCTGAAGGACGCATTGGAGAAG GTAGATATGATGCTGCGCCAAAAGATTCATAGCTCGGGACTCCCTGCCATGTCTGCCATTGTTATCTACAATGACACTGTGCTCTGGACAGGCAACTTCGGGAAGAAGAACGGTTCGGACCCCtcctcagtggtgcccaatgagTACACTATTTACAG AATTGCCAGCGTCTCCAAGATCTTTCCCACCATTATGCTGTACAAGatgtgggaggaaggaaaagtcaCTTCTCTTGATGACCCATTGGAACGTTACGCCCAGAACTTTGTTATTAAGAACCCTCTGGGAAGGCTCAAGGAATCAGAACAGAGATACACAGCAGATGGGCTGATATTTTTGGAAAAAGGCTCAATGCCACTTAAGCCATCACCTGTTACCTTGCGCAGAATGGCCAGCCAGCTCTCAG GTTTGCCCAGGAGGCTGCGATCTACCAGCCTGCTGTGGAAGGGCAATACACAAGACGCTCTAGCTCTCCTGAAAGATGATGTCTTGGTTGCTGATCCAGGAACCAG atGCCACTACAGCAATTTGGCCTTCTCACTGATGGCACATGTGCTAGCTGACCATGCAGCTGAGGGGCAATACCAGCGCTGGATCTTGGAGAATATCCTGGACCGCTTGGGCATGGAGGACACTGGCTTCGATATCACACCACCAATCCGCTCCCAGATGGCTGTGGGTTTCTACGGCAGCCGGCAGCCGGCCCCTCTCTATGACCTTGGCTGGTACAGGCCTTCTGGCCAGATGTACTCCACAGCTGCTGACCTTGCCAAGCTGGCAATGGTCTTCTTAGGCACCTACCACCGTCGTCTCCTAGAGCCTGACACAGTGAAGACGATGCTGACCCCTCTGTTTAAGTGCTCCACTGAATACTTTGCTAACAAGACTGGCACACCCTGGGAGATTAACGAGCAATTGGGATATGATGTCATTAGGAAGGATGGAGACCTCGATGGTTATTCAGCTACCTTCTCTCTTATCCCCAAGCTCCGCCTGAGCTTCATAGTGCTGATGGCAGGGCCCAGGCCTCAGGGTGGAGATATTGTGACTCAGACATATGAGTATCTTATTCCTGCCATGGAGACGGCgttcagagaggcagagaaaagctTGATTCCTCCTCCAAGTGCAGGCCCTTATGTTGGCTACTATACCTATTCCAACCTGACCTTCTATGAGATCAAAGTTGGACCTGGTGGGGTGCTGGTCATGCAGCAGTTTGGGCCTCACGTGGAAGAGCTGATTCCTGAAAAGTACCGGACAATCAAGCTCCACCACCTGGAAGATCGTGTTTTCCAAGTTGTCTTTGACAAGGAGTTCCCATGTGTTCTgcacctgggctctgcctccATCTCACTGGAGACCCAAAATGGGCAGCTTTTTAACTTTTATCCATTTGATCGCAAGGGTTTGTCTCCAGGCTTTGATGCACCAGGGCTGAACACATACAATGTGGTCCGTGTACTTCACAAACCTGTATTCTATAGCTAA